The genomic window aataaaacatccagACCTCACTGCTCTGATGTCACTAAGTAGAGGTTACCTGAGTTGGGAACTTTTGTGACTGCAATAACTTCACTCACATCTGCACCAAATTTGCTCAAAAGGACCATAAATTCCTCCTTTACTGGACAAATGATTTGGgtgaaaaagtgaaacattCAAAGCTCCAGTGCTCCTACCCATGAACACACTTACCTGTTTGAGAGGTACTGCATCTGCTCAAAAACTCTCTAAATTATCATCACCTGAGGATGATTCTACTAAGATCAGCTCTCTGAACCTTTGATGAAACGTTATGGATGATATCACTTGTAGGACATGATAGAATAAGTAGCCCAGACTTCTTGGCCCCAACAATTTGAGCAAGATAAAAACTTGCTTTACTTGTTCTTTTCTAAATTAAAGGTTGTTTTTGCTCTGGtacacagacaggaaggaggaaagaACCCAAACTAAGCAGAAGTAGCATCTCACATTTGTCCTCATACACAAACACCACTTTCAGAAATCAAAAGGAGAAGCTGGCGATAAATGAGAAACTTACAGCGAGATGCGTCGGCCGTCTGTGCACTGTTCTGGGGATTACGGTAGATATTCTGAATCAAGATGGTCTGTAGGGGAaaacatggtaaaaaaaaatgctcatgtTTTTGTGTCAGGCAAGGTGATTTCTCAAGTACACAGAAAACTTATGACAGGGTTGATCTTGGGGTTCATTACTAAATCCTCACACAGTtcattcacaataaaagcagaaCAACGTCACCTGGCTGAAGGTTGGTTTGTTGTGCAATCTAGAGCAGCGGTCTCCATGTCTGCAAGCTCCAATTTTGAAATAGAAAGAACAATTGACCCTGAAACATAAAGGAACTGTGTCATCGTTGACTTCACATTCAGCTGCTGTGGTCCAGGATCAGACACGGCTGCAGAGTCACTGAGTAAAGTACCTTTAAGAGACGAGTCAAGTCGGGTTACAGCGTGGCGGAGACGCCTTTAAATAGATTTAACTTTAGGGATTTAGATCatgtttcacacacatgttcaaaaGATCATGTCACTGCTCTGGCCTCTTCTTAGATTTTTCTTCGATATAGAATTTAAGATTCTCCACCTGTTGGAACTGGGCAGCTTATTAATAGCATCATGAATTCAGACTTGGGTCTGTCTGGAACTTATGTAGCACATATTtataattactgtattatttattGCAAACTGTTTAACATGTATGTGGGTTTTTTGTCAATTGTGTCTCCTTTATTTGAACAATTTAATGTTAGTTTTTATCTCTAAGACCACATCAGTGTCAATTCAACCATTAAAACTCAATGATGTTcactttgatgtttttctttttaattctgaaTCCTGGTTGGTTTACTTAAGGTTAGTTAATATATGGTTATATTCAGTGTAGTATGCTTAGGAGATATTATTCTCGTATCAAGTTGGTATTAATTCAACTTCTACAGTTTATCAATAGCCTTTTCTTATTGATTGTTTGCTTTCCTTCCTGGTTTAATGTAGTGAGGCTCTACGGAGTGATCATAAGTGGGATTCTCCTTAATGACAAGAGTGACATGAAAGATTAACCTAGGATtatatcattttaattttgtttgttaaCTGAATAGTCGACTGACCACAACATTTATGAATGAATCTGATCGATTCAGTCGGGAGGGCTTCAAGCGCCAATCTCATTCAAGTGTTAGCTACTATTGGAGATGAGttctcaaaaataataattttaaaacgGTCTCAaagattcacattttttttgtaaatacagaataaacaaacaataacaatgCGTTTACATAGCAACGGCTAATATGATGGAAACGGTACATTTTGGAGTACGGTGACACAGATCATGACAATTGTCTTACCAACAGGGTCTAAACTATGTGTAACGTGGATACTTCGAAACTTActaagtttatttttatgtagaaATCAGTAGAGTTTGCAAAAAGGCAAATTTTGGCGCATTCCGACAGCATGGAGCTGCGGGTTAGCTAAAGTGTCTTCCGGAGTTCCATTCAAAGCGTTAGCCGAGCATTAGCATCTTGTAGCTAATGGAAGCTAAACGAGGACGTTTCGCTAAATTAGGACGACCCGGCTGAGCTGCTCTGTAAAGAAGAAGAGCCCCTGCAATCCTACTGCGAGTAACATCCGTCATTTGACCGCTAAATGCCATAAATCGTAAACTAAACTTACTTGTCTTTCTCTGTGCCGAAAATGGATGCCAGGTACTCCGCCATTTTCGGCTCGTTAGAGACGACGTAATTGACGTCATTACGTAAAGGCAGAGCGCTTCAACTTCGCGGCCCGATAAGGTGCAGTTCCTCTAATCGCCAGGTGTCGGCGCCACATTCCCattaaaaatctaaatacaGTACTGGGCCTAAAAGTTGCTAATGCTGTTGTACTTTCACCATTTTgaataaagcattttttaaaacttacaTTTTCATACATATTGCATTTTTAGAAAGcttccttcttccttcctctcatAAAACTAAACCCTCATCCAAAGAAACACTTGATGCAATGTCACATAAGTTTGCAGAAGCAAGAAAGTGAAACGAtaaaagggaaagaaaggaagTCAGTGTGAAGAAGAGGAACCACATGCTGCAAAGAAGTGATGAAGCTGAGGCCAAGGTGTAAAACTAGAAGTCTGTAGTTGAACATTGCAGTCACCTGAACCTGGGAACCCCCTAGAGATGTTCTGCTTCACTGGATCTGCTTTGCAGAAGTGAGGCCACCCACTGTCCTCCAGTGCATTCGCTGTCCCAACATTGAAGTGGAAAGAGGCAGAgatagaaagaaacagaaaaggaaagcAGCTTCTGACCTCAGCAGCAGAACTAATCTGTTAACCAAATAATGAACTCAGAGGAACATTTCCCCCTTCGACCCGCTGGAACATGGTTGCATGTTTTCTGAGGCTTCCCATCATGAGGCCAGTACACTACTGCACCGTCCTGCATGTGTCCATCTTGGCGGTGCTGCTCCTCACCTTAGATGCTGATGGTAAGTTATTTTTTGCTTTCTCAGTGTTTGGGTAGtatactttttctttcctctttggGTCTGCGGTGTGTTAAATCAGGCTTTTTCACTGAAACGTCAGCTGAATTTCACGAAAAACCAGCTCTCAGCCTGGGTTTGGAGGCCTGAGGgttgctgtgtgtctgtgtgagtcatTTGAGTGAGTTTCTGCAGACAGATTTGGCGTTTGGCGTCCAGGTGGTGCAGTGGCTgacacctcacagcaagaaggttctatGTTCAATTCCTCTCTGGAAGGAGTTTCTCCCCATGTCTTTATAGGTTCTCTCCAAatacatgcagcttaggtgattTCATCACAACAAATTGTGAccgtttgtctttcatgtggccccacgGTGAGCTGGCGATGCATCCAGGGTGTATTCTGCCTTTCACCTGTAGCTGGGGAAGCGGTTGGAGACAAGAGAATGGCAATCTCTTGTCTAAAACAAACTGGAAAGATGCGTGAATTGTTTTAGcatttggtgtaaaaaaaaaaaaagattaaaaaaaacacagcaaagagGCCTGTTTTGTCATATTTACCTGTTTATCTAAATTAATCTGTCAAATTCACGCGTGAAACCTGCTTAAAGTCCGTTTCAGATGCTTAAATCTCTACTTTTTCTCCCCTATCCTCCCCAGCAGGAGGTGTTTTTTCATGCACGTGGGGTCGTGTGGAAACACTTCGTgattttatacaaaaaaagaGGCAAAGATTATCATTTTTGAAGTCACTACCTCATCAACCGTCTACCCACTCAATgttccttgtttttattttttatgtagtTTTACAAGTGGAGGGTGAGCGTCTATTATTCCTTTCTTTTGACACattcttcctctttttaaacTCCAACGATCTGCtatgcaaatgattttaatcACTCACGACAACATTAGTAATCTGATTGGCCTGTTGTTATTTAAATATCCAATATTAAttggacattaaaataaaactgtgatTAAAGAGTGATTGAATGATTTGATATGCTCATAGGCTATTTAACCCGTTCTCTCCAAAGGCtgggattacagtattttctgactataaggcgcacctaaaaacctttaattttctaaaaaactggaagtgcaccttatatatgaaaacagttttaaaataggctaTTCATTGAAGGTACACCTTATAATCAGACACACCTTCTAATCCCGTGCATCGTataaatgaaaaagttttaaaataggccattcattgagggtgcgccttacggtccggtgcgccttataatgcagaaaatattttattttaaaattcagaaGTTTTGCTTTAGCAGGAGAAGATCCAGATTGCGAAGATGAAATCTTCGTGCGCCGCAACACGTGTTACGACGCGTGGATCGGGGACAACCTCCGGATCAACTGCACCATCCAATTCTGCAAAAACTCAGCGCAAACTGTCCGCTGGTTCAGAGTTGAGAACGTTTCCGTTCCCGTGGACTTGAGCAGCCACATATCTGAGTCCTGGGTGTCCGTGCACCGCCCGCTGGGGACGTCGTTTTTGGATTTCCAAAGCATCCTGATCACCGACGCGGGTGCATATCAGTGCCGGAGTGGGTTAAGCGTGAGTCACGTTATCCACGTCTTCGTCCACGGTGAGTTGTAATTATCAGTAATATATGGATTAATagagatttaaataaaaagttgCGTCTCTGCGTCACGGATGCGTTTGTCGGACAGGTAAAGGTGATTCGGGTGTGACGCCGACGGCTGGCGCAGGTACGAAATATTCACATATCACGTTTATGGAACCCCCATagcttatttttaatttttagatcattttaactttgagtcaaacttcttcttcttttttttttactcacagAAAGCGCCGACACAGCACAGCATCCATGGAGGTACCTTTACATCGCTACAGGAATCGCCGCATTCGTCATCGTAGTAATAATTATTACCGTTGCATCGATGCAAGGATGTAAATGTGAGTTtgggagtttgtttgttttcgcTTTTACTTCTATTggagatttaaatattttaaataaatgtgacgCGTTTGAAAATGTCATCACACAGGGAAGTCAAAAAAAGAGAATCGACTCGATGATCAGGTAAAACAAGAACTCTtctcaaatgtattttattttttaattttaactctaatgcatgtttgtttgttttttgtttcggggttttttttgggttcgGTTGCAGcgctcctcaatcccgctgacCGAGCACCCCCTCCCGCACACCGGCCTCCGTGCGTCTCCGAGAGGAAGCCCGGTTGCTCCACCATCGACGAGGTCTACTCGGAGGAAAGCATCACCCTCAAAACCGGAGGTGTCTCCATTGCCTAGcggcagagagagacaggtggaggtggagacgCGCTCCGTCCTTTACGCAGCGCTCAACTGTCAGACTCTGGCGGCGGCCACTCGGCCGCGGAGGCCGAAGGAGGAGAGCACGGAGTACGCGGTGATCTGCGTTCAAGAACACTAGGAGGAGACGAAACTACCTTTTACAAAGAAGTGTAGGAGGCATCATGACGTCATCACGTGAACCAAAGTTGCACAGGAAGGGCTCCATGCAccaaactgtgtttttgtaaaattttgGCTTGAATGTACTTTTCTGGGTAATATCAGCGTCACAACCTGCACTGGGTTAACCGCCGACTCATTTTCTGACCTATGAATTGTGATGTGAATCTGATTGTAtaatcagtaaataaataaatagataaaaataaaacaaaaaaaaatgtaataatcatCATTTTGTGCAATCAAATGAGAAGTTTGTCATTATTCAGAGTTTTCTGCGTTCAGATAGGAAAAACTTTCACCTCAGCTTACATTTTTAAAGGTTCACTAACATGaagtgcatgtgagtgtgtgtgtgtgtgtgtatgtaacagggtgtacacacacacacacacacacacacacacacacacacacacacacacacacacacacacacacacacacacacacacacaccacaggccATGCTAAccaaacacaggaagtaaaCTGCATTTAATTTACAAGAGTAAGCCAGCAATTAGACTTCGAGAGCTGCATGCTAGTCCTTGACGTGTTCCTGTCATGAAGCTTAACATCTGCCTGACCGTATCCACCTTCACCACGCTCTTCTTCACGTCAGAAGTTCACAGTAAGTGTAGTCCTTCCTCTCTGTTTAAGAATACATCTCAGAAGCGGTTTAAAGTGTTGAAATGAATGATCATGAAACTCATCATGTTTAGAATGATCTAAACATGATGAGTAGTGTCATCGATAGCcataaatgcatttttactGAATACAACAATGCCACAGTcaacttgacctttgacctctgggattaaaaagaagtcacaaattgattattttaatcCTAGAAGATATTTATGTGATCTTTTGCATCTAAATTCTAAAAATTCTATATGTAAAATTGATGTTTGTGTTACATTTGATAAGAAAAAGCCACAAATTGTGTCTCTGTCTCGACATGTGATGGAATATTATACTTTATCTAAGGAAGCATCAGAAAACATATCTGAACGTATATCCTAATCTTCGAGATTATCAGATAATTTAGCAAAACTAATTTAAAGACAGCTGACAGGGAGAGTTTGCCTCAACCCACAGTCACACCACACATGACTGCCTGACCTGAATGTTCCACTTCAGGgtcacagctgcagcagaaaccTCCCATCTGACATTTGTTGAGAGACTTACTGTAATTCTTTCctctttca from Antennarius striatus isolate MH-2024 chromosome 24, ASM4005453v1, whole genome shotgun sequence includes these protein-coding regions:
- the LOC137591532 gene encoding B- and T-lymphocyte attenuator-like isoform X1, which codes for MVACFLRLPIMRPVHYCTVLHVSILAVLLLTLDADAGEDPDCEDEIFVRRNTCYDAWIGDNLRINCTIQFCKNSAQTVRWFRVENVSVPVDLSSHISESWVSVHRPLGTSFLDFQSILITDAGAYQCRSGLSVSHVIHVFVHGKGDSGVTPTAGAESADTAQHPWRYLYIATGIAAFVIVVIIITVASMQGCKWKSKKENRLDDQRSSIPLTEHPLPHTGLRASPRGSPVAPPSTRSTRRKASPSKPEVSPLPSGRERQVEVETRSVLYAALNCQTLAAATRPRRPKEESTEYAVICVQEH
- the LOC137591532 gene encoding B- and T-lymphocyte attenuator-like isoform X2; protein product: MVACFLRLPIMRPVHYCTVLHVSILAVLLLTLDADGEDPDCEDEIFVRRNTCYDAWIGDNLRINCTIQFCKNSAQTVRWFRVENVSVPVDLSSHISESWVSVHRPLGTSFLDFQSILITDAGAYQCRSGLSVSHVIHVFVHGKGDSGVTPTAGAESADTAQHPWRYLYIATGIAAFVIVVIIITVASMQGCKWKSKKENRLDDQRSSIPLTEHPLPHTGLRASPRGSPVAPPSTRSTRRKASPSKPEVSPLPSGRERQVEVETRSVLYAALNCQTLAAATRPRRPKEESTEYAVICVQEH
- the LOC137591532 gene encoding B- and T-lymphocyte attenuator-like isoform X3; the encoded protein is MVACFLRLPIMRPVHYCTVLHVSILAVLLLTLDADAGEDPDCEDEIFVRRNTCYDAWIGDNLRINCTIQFCKNSAQTVRWFRVENVSVPVDLSSHISESWVSVHRPLGTSFLDFQSILITDAGAYQCRSGLSVSHVIHVFVHESADTAQHPWRYLYIATGIAAFVIVVIIITVASMQGCKWKSKKENRLDDQRSSIPLTEHPLPHTGLRASPRGSPVAPPSTRSTRRKASPSKPEVSPLPSGRERQVEVETRSVLYAALNCQTLAAATRPRRPKEESTEYAVICVQEH